Proteins from one Nicotiana tabacum cultivar K326 chromosome 23, ASM71507v2, whole genome shotgun sequence genomic window:
- the LOC142177032 gene encoding monothiol glutaredoxin-S2-like: MDMVMKLGAQSLVVISSRSTCCMSHTIEMLIQNFGANPTIYELDRLKNGKELERAFVELGFQISVPVVFIGNELVGGSNEIMSLNIRGKHK; this comes from the coding sequence ATGGATATGGTGATGAAGTTGGGAGCACAAAGTCTTGTTGTGATATCTAGCAGAAGTACTTGTTGCATGTCTCACACTATCGAAATGTTAATCCAAAATTTTGGAGCAAATCCTACAATTTATGAGCTTGATAGACTTAAGAATGGGAAGGAATTGGAGAGGGCATTTGTTGAATTAGGGTTTCAAATAAGTGTGCCTGTTGTGTtcattggaaatgaattggttgGTGGTTCTAATGAAATCATGAGTCTCAACATTAGGGGAAAACATAAGTAA